From the Pseudomonadota bacterium genome, the window CATCGATCGCCTCGAGCGCTTGGGCGCGAGCCATGGCCGGACCGCGCACGAAATTGCCGGTGCCCGGGCCGATACGGTGCGTTCGGAGCTCGGCGCCGGGCGGCAGCGCCTGCGTTACCCCCATGTCGACCACGACCACCCGCGCGCCTGCCTGCCGCGCGAGCACGCTGATGGCTGCGCCGCCCCCAGCGATGTTCTGCAGCATCTGGCCGGTAACCTCCTGAGGGTAGGCGCTGACACCCTCCTGCGTCACGCCGTGGTCCGCACCCATGACCACGATCGCCTTGTCGCCCATCCGGGGCTCGCTCGTCCCTTGGATGGCAGCGATCCGACAGGCCAGGTCCTCGAGCCGGCCCAGGCTGCGCCGGGGCTTGGTCTTGGCGTCCAGACGTCGCTGGGTTACAGCAAGAACGTCGCGCGAGATTGGCCTGACGGCGGAAACGACTTCGGCGAGCATTGACATGCCCGGCTCATGCCAATGGCTTTCCTGTCGTGTCAGGTCCGGCTCATGCCGATGGGTGTCCTTTCGCGTCACTTCCGCGGGCCCCTATACCATCTTGCGCAAGAGCCAGTTTGCCAAGGTGATCGCACCCGAGGACAGAAGCAGGGAAGGCAAGTCACGGAATTCGAGCGTGTGCATCAGCTTGTCGGTCAACCACAAGAGCACGGTATTGAGCGCGAAGGGCAGAACCAGCAGCAACAGGAAGAGGGTCAGCGGACTGATCAGCACGAGGCCAGCCGCGATGAGCCAGCCCAACAGGAAGTTCAGCAGACTGAAGATCACTGCCGCCACCACCGCCACGGACGGGCGCTGAATGCGCACGCCGGGGAGGAAGCGTGCCAGAGCCAGGATAACCCCAGCGAGAACCGCAAGCTTGATGAGTACCGACATGCTGCAACCTCTCGCGTAGAC encodes:
- a CDS encoding phage holin family protein translates to VYARGCSMSVLIKLAVLAGVILALARFLPGVRIQRPSVAVVAAVIFSLLNFLLGWLIAAGLVLISPLTLFLLLLVLPFALNTVLLWLTDKLMHTLEFRDLPSLLLSSGAITLANWLLRKMV